The following are encoded in a window of Pseudomonas sp. St316 genomic DNA:
- the ppc gene encoding phosphoenolpyruvate carboxylase, which translates to MTDIDARLREDVHLLGELLGNTIREQYGDTFLDKIEQIRKGAKADRRGSVDAELSASLDQLSEDELLPVARAFNQFLNLANIAEQYQLIHRREESQPQPFEARVLPELLARLRAEGHGAEALARQLGRLEIELVLTAHPTEVARRTLIQKYDAIAAQLAAQDHRDLTGAERAQIHERLQRLIAEAWHTEEIRRTRPTPVDEAKWGFAVIEHSLWQAIPNYLRKADQALHAATGLHLPLEAAPIRFASWMGGDRDGNPNVTAAVTREVLLLARWMAADLYLRDVDQLAAELSMQHASEALRAQAGDSAEPYRAVLKQLRERLRATRNWAHASLSAATPPSADVLQHNRELLDPLELCYHSLHECGMGVIADGPLLDCLRRAVTFGLFLVRLDVRQDSTRHTAAMTEITDYLGLGRYEDWNEEQRISFLLAELSNRRPLLPAHFKPSADTAEVLATCREVAAAPAASLGSYVISMAGAASDVLAVQLLLKDAGVLRPMRVVPLFETLADLDNAGPVIERLLLLPGYRSRLQGPQEVMIGYSDSAKDAGTTAAAWAQYRAQERLVDICREQQVELLLFHGRGGTVGRGGGPAHAAILSQPPGSVAGRFRTTEQGEMIRFKFGLPDIAEQNLNLYLAAVLEATLLPPPPPTPQWRDLMDELAADGVRAYRAVVRENPQFVEYFRQSTPEQELGRLPLGSRPAKRRAGGIESLRAIPWIFGWTQTRLMLPAWLGWETALSKALERGEGELLGQMREQWPFFRTRIDMLEMVLAKADADIARSYDERLVEPGLLPLGAHLRDLLSQACSVVLGLTGQSQLLAHSPATLEFIRLRNTYLDPLHLLQAELLARSRQQDAAQGSPVEQALLVSVAGIAAGLRNTG; encoded by the coding sequence ATGACCGATATCGATGCACGCTTGCGCGAAGACGTTCACCTGCTCGGTGAGCTATTGGGCAACACCATCCGCGAACAATACGGGGACACGTTTCTCGACAAGATCGAGCAGATCCGCAAGGGCGCCAAGGCTGACCGCCGCGGTTCCGTGGACGCCGAGCTCAGCGCCAGCCTTGATCAGTTGAGCGAGGACGAACTGCTGCCGGTGGCGCGGGCGTTCAACCAGTTTCTCAACCTGGCCAACATCGCCGAGCAATACCAACTTATCCACCGCCGCGAAGAATCGCAGCCGCAACCCTTCGAGGCGCGGGTGTTGCCCGAGCTGCTCGCCCGGTTGCGGGCCGAAGGCCATGGCGCCGAGGCCCTGGCCCGGCAATTGGGACGGTTGGAGATCGAACTGGTCCTCACGGCCCACCCCACGGAAGTGGCTCGCCGTACGCTGATCCAGAAATACGACGCCATCGCCGCGCAACTGGCGGCCCAGGATCACCGCGACCTGACCGGCGCCGAACGCGCACAGATTCACGAGCGTCTGCAACGGTTGATCGCCGAAGCGTGGCACACCGAAGAAATCCGCCGCACCCGGCCGACCCCGGTGGACGAGGCCAAGTGGGGTTTCGCGGTGATCGAGCATTCGTTGTGGCAGGCCATTCCCAATTACCTGCGCAAGGCCGACCAGGCCCTGCATGCCGCCACCGGGCTGCACCTGCCGCTGGAGGCCGCGCCGATCCGTTTTGCCTCGTGGATGGGCGGCGACCGCGACGGCAACCCGAATGTCACCGCCGCCGTGACCCGCGAGGTGCTGTTGCTGGCGCGCTGGATGGCGGCGGACCTGTACCTGCGTGACGTCGATCAACTGGCAGCCGAGCTGTCGATGCAACACGCCAGCGAGGCCTTGCGTGCCCAGGCCGGTGACAGCGCCGAACCTTATCGCGCGGTGCTCAAGCAATTGCGTGAACGCCTGCGCGCCACTCGCAACTGGGCCCACGCCTCCTTGAGTGCCGCCACGCCGCCAAGCGCCGACGTGTTACAGCACAACCGCGAGCTGCTGGACCCTCTGGAGCTGTGCTACCACTCGTTGCACGAATGCGGCATGGGTGTGATTGCCGACGGGCCGCTGCTCGATTGCCTGCGCCGGGCGGTGACCTTCGGCCTGTTCCTGGTGCGCCTCGATGTGCGCCAGGACTCGACGCGCCATACCGCTGCCATGACGGAAATCACCGACTACCTGGGCCTTGGCCGCTATGAGGATTGGAACGAGGAGCAGCGCATCAGCTTCTTGCTGGCGGAACTGAGCAACCGGCGTCCGCTGCTGCCGGCCCATTTCAAGCCATCGGCCGATACGGCGGAGGTGTTGGCGACGTGCCGGGAAGTGGCTGCGGCGCCAGCGGCGTCCCTGGGTTCCTACGTGATCTCCATGGCCGGTGCGGCTTCCGATGTGCTCGCGGTGCAGCTGTTGTTGAAGGACGCCGGCGTATTGCGGCCAATGCGCGTGGTGCCGCTGTTCGAGACCCTGGCCGACCTGGACAACGCCGGGCCGGTGATCGAGCGGCTGTTGCTGCTGCCCGGATATCGCTCGCGGCTGCAAGGCCCTCAGGAAGTGATGATCGGCTATTCCGATTCAGCCAAGGACGCCGGGACCACAGCGGCGGCCTGGGCGCAGTATCGGGCCCAGGAACGGCTGGTGGACATCTGTCGCGAACAGCAAGTCGAGCTGCTGTTGTTCCACGGTCGCGGCGGCACCGTGGGCCGTGGTGGTGGTCCGGCGCACGCGGCGATCCTGTCCCAGCCACCGGGTTCGGTGGCCGGGCGTTTCCGCACCACTGAGCAAGGCGAAATGATTCGTTTCAAATTCGGCCTGCCGGACATCGCCGAACAGAACCTCAATCTTTATCTCGCGGCGGTGCTTGAAGCGACGCTGCTGCCACCGCCGCCGCCCACGCCGCAGTGGCGGGACCTGATGGACGAACTGGCGGCCGATGGCGTCCGTGCCTACCGGGCCGTGGTGCGGGAAAATCCGCAGTTTGTCGAGTACTTCCGCCAGTCCACCCCCGAGCAGGAACTGGGGCGCCTGCCCCTGGGCAGCCGTCCGGCCAAGCGTCGGGCCGGTGGCATCGAAAGCCTGCGGGCGATCCCGTGGATCTTCGGCTGGACCCAGACCCGCCTGATGCTGCCAGCCTGGCTCGGCTGGGAAACCGCACTGAGCAAGGCCCTGGAGCGCGGCGAAGGTGAGTTGTTGGGGCAGATGCGCGAGCAATGGCCGTTCTTCCGGACCCGCATCGACATGCTGGAGATGGTACTGGCCAAGGCCGACGCCGATATTGCCCGCTCCTATGACGAGCGCTTGGTGGAACCTGGGCTGCTGCCTTTGGGTGCGCATTTACGCGACCTATTGTCGCAGGCCTGCTCGGTGGTCCTGGGGTTGACCGGTCAGTCGCAGCTACTGGCACATAGCCCTGCCACGTTGGAATTCATTCGCCTGCGCAACACGTACCTCGACCCGCTGCATCTGTTGCAGGCCGAACTGTTGGCGCGCTCGCGGCAGCAGGATGCAGCCCAGGGCAGCCCCGTGGAACAAGCGTTGCTGGTGTCTGTGGCGGGGATTGCCGCCGGTTTGCGCAATACCGGCTAA
- a CDS encoding pilin assembly protein, with amino-acid sequence MKIRELAQHWEENAKGRLTQTGYTIHLDVEAAARLAAICDMYPKRQPEELLGELIGAALEELEASFPYIKGSQVVATDEEGDPLYEDVGPTPRFLALSRRHLHELSSQNDKPKH; translated from the coding sequence ATGAAAATCCGTGAACTTGCCCAGCATTGGGAAGAAAACGCCAAGGGCCGCCTGACCCAGACCGGCTACACGATTCATCTGGACGTGGAAGCCGCCGCACGGCTGGCGGCGATCTGCGACATGTACCCCAAGCGCCAACCCGAGGAGCTGCTCGGCGAGCTGATCGGGGCAGCACTGGAAGAGCTGGAAGCAAGCTTCCCCTACATCAAGGGCTCGCAAGTGGTCGCCACCGATGAAGAAGGCGACCCGCTGTACGAAGACGTGGGTCCAACCCCGCGATTCCTCGCTTTGTCCCGCCGGCATCTGCACGAACTTTCCTCGCAGAACGACAAACCCAAACACTGA